The sequence GCGTCGGACGGGGCGGGCGCGTCGGCCGGGACGCGGCGGACATGTGCCGCGACCGCCATGCGGTGGAGCAGGTGGTTGATCACGCGGGCGCTGCCGTCGTTCCCCAGCAGGGCCCGGTAAAGGGGGGCGTGTTCCGCGACGTGCGCGAACAGGTCCGGCAGCAGGTCGACCGTCGGGCTGCCCTCGGCGTCGAGCGGCGGAACGGCCGTCGGGCTGGCCGCCACCAGCTCGTCGAAGACCGTCGTGCACGCGGCCGCCGCCAGATCGTGCACGTCGGTGTAGTGCTCGTAGAACGTCGACCGGTTCACGCCCGCGCGCTTCGTGAGGTCCGAGACCGGGATCTGGCTGAGGTCGCGCTCGGCGACGAGTTCCCGCAGGGCCGTCTCCAGGGCGGAGCGGGAGCGGCGGGTGCGGGGGTCCGAGGGGCGCGCGGGCATGGCCCGAGCCTATCCTTTCCAGCACTTGTCGGATA is a genomic window of Streptomyces sp. NBC_00414 containing:
- a CDS encoding TetR/AcrR family transcriptional regulator yields the protein MPARPSDPRTRRSRSALETALRELVAERDLSQIPVSDLTKRAGVNRSTFYEHYTDVHDLAAAACTTVFDELVAASPTAVPPLDAEGSPTVDLLPDLFAHVAEHAPLYRALLGNDGSARVINHLLHRMAVAAHVRRVPADAPAPSDAPVPPVHTPAPAVPAVPAAEDPADIPHDPAAAFVAGAVLGTVIDWLRRDCPGTPEDMAAALWPLLIGTAAAAGWQPGTFVP